From the genome of Zalophus californianus isolate mZalCal1 chromosome 6, mZalCal1.pri.v2, whole genome shotgun sequence, one region includes:
- the GATM gene encoding glycine amidinotransferase, mitochondrial isoform X3 has translation MCNILKMEGVTVRRPDPIDWSLKYKTPDFESTGLYGAMPRDILIVVGNEIIEAPMAWRARFFEYRAYRSIIKDYFHRGAKWTTAPKPTMGDKLYDQNYPIHSVEDRHRLAAQGKFVTTEFEPCFDAADFIRAGRDIFAQRSQVTNYLGIEWMRRHLAPDYRVHIISFKDPNPMHIDATFNIIGPGLVLSNPDRPCHQIDLFKKAGWTIVTPPIPVIPDDHPLWMSSKWLSMNVLMLDEKRVMVDANEVPIQKMFEKLGISTIKVNIRNANSLGGGFHCWTCDVRRRGTLQSYFD, from the exons AtgtgcaatattttaaaaatggaaggagTAACAGTGAGGAGACCTGACCCCATTGACTGGTCGTTGAAGTATAAAACTCCTGATTTTGAGTCTACGG GTTTATATGGTGCGATGCCTCGAGACATCCTGATTGTTGTGGGAAACGAGATTATCGAGGCTCCCATGGCGTGGCGCGCCCGCTTCTTTGAGTACCGTGCATACCGGTCAATTATCAAAGACTACTTCCATCGTGGCGCCAAGTGGACAACGGCTCCCAAGCCAACAATGGGTGATAAGCTTTATGACCAG AATTACCCTATCCATTCTGTAGAAGACAGACACAGATTGGCTGCTCAGGGAAAATTTGTGACGACTGAGTTCGAGCCATGCTTTGATGCTGCTGACTTCATTAGAGCTGGAAGAGATATTTTTGCACAGAGAAGCCAG GTTACAAACTATCTGGGCATTGAATGGATGCGGAGGCATCTTGCGCCAGACTACAGAGTGCATATCATCTCCTTTAAAGATCCCAATCCAATGCATATTGATGCCACCTTCAATATCATTGGACCTGGTCTTGTGCTTTCCAACCCTGACCGACCATGTCATCAG ATTGATCTTTTCAAGAAAGCGGGATGGACCATAGTTACTCCTCCAATACCAGTCATCCCAGATG ATCACCCACTCTGGATGTCATCCAAATGGCTTTCTATGAATGTCTTAATGCTAGATGAAAAGCGTGTCATGGTGGATGCCAATGAAGTCCCAATtcagaagatgtttgaaaaactGG GTATCAGTACCATCAAGGTTAATATCCGTAATGCCAATTCCCTGGGAGGAGGCTTCCACTGCTGGACCTGTGATGTCCGGCGCCGAGGCACCCTGCAGTCCTACTTTGACTGA
- the GATM gene encoding glycine amidinotransferase, mitochondrial isoform X1 has translation MLRVRCLRGGSRGAEAVHYIGSRLGRTLTGWVQRAFQSTQAATASSRNSCAADDKATDPLPKDCPVSSYNEWDPLEEVIVGRAENACVPPFTVEVKANTYEKYWSFYQKHGGHYFPKDHLKKAVAEIEEMCNILKMEGVTVRRPDPIDWSLKYKTPDFESTGLYGAMPRDILIVVGNEIIEAPMAWRARFFEYRAYRSIIKDYFHRGAKWTTAPKPTMGDKLYDQNYPIHSVEDRHRLAAQGKFVTTEFEPCFDAADFIRAGRDIFAQRSQVTNYLGIEWMRRHLAPDYRVHIISFKDPNPMHIDATFNIIGPGLVLSNPDRPCHQIDLFKKAGWTIVTPPIPVIPDDHPLWMSSKWLSMNVLMLDEKRVMVDANEVPIQKMFEKLGISTIKVNIRNANSLGGGFHCWTCDVRRRGTLQSYFD, from the exons ATGCTGCGGGTGCGGTGTCTGCGCGGCGGGAGCCGCGGCGCCGAGGCGGTGCACTACATCGGCTCTCGG CTTGGAAGAACCTTAACAGGATGGGTGCAGCGAGCTTTCCAGAGCACCCAGGCAGCTACTGCTTCCTCCCGGAATTCCTGTGCAGCTGATGATAAGGCCACTGATCCTCTGCCCAAGGACTGCCCTGTCTCCTCTTACAACGAATGGGACCCCTTAGAGGAAGTGATAGTGGGCAGAGCAGAAAATGCCTGTGTTCCACCGTTTACCGTGGAGGTGAAG GCCAACACATATGAAAAGTACTGGTCATTTTACCAGAAGCACGGAGGCCATTATTTTCCCAAAGATCATTTGAAAAAGGCTGTTGCTGAAATTGAAGAGAtgtgcaatattttaaaaatggaaggagTAACAGTGAGGAGACCTGACCCCATTGACTGGTCGTTGAAGTATAAAACTCCTGATTTTGAGTCTACGG GTTTATATGGTGCGATGCCTCGAGACATCCTGATTGTTGTGGGAAACGAGATTATCGAGGCTCCCATGGCGTGGCGCGCCCGCTTCTTTGAGTACCGTGCATACCGGTCAATTATCAAAGACTACTTCCATCGTGGCGCCAAGTGGACAACGGCTCCCAAGCCAACAATGGGTGATAAGCTTTATGACCAG AATTACCCTATCCATTCTGTAGAAGACAGACACAGATTGGCTGCTCAGGGAAAATTTGTGACGACTGAGTTCGAGCCATGCTTTGATGCTGCTGACTTCATTAGAGCTGGAAGAGATATTTTTGCACAGAGAAGCCAG GTTACAAACTATCTGGGCATTGAATGGATGCGGAGGCATCTTGCGCCAGACTACAGAGTGCATATCATCTCCTTTAAAGATCCCAATCCAATGCATATTGATGCCACCTTCAATATCATTGGACCTGGTCTTGTGCTTTCCAACCCTGACCGACCATGTCATCAG ATTGATCTTTTCAAGAAAGCGGGATGGACCATAGTTACTCCTCCAATACCAGTCATCCCAGATG ATCACCCACTCTGGATGTCATCCAAATGGCTTTCTATGAATGTCTTAATGCTAGATGAAAAGCGTGTCATGGTGGATGCCAATGAAGTCCCAATtcagaagatgtttgaaaaactGG GTATCAGTACCATCAAGGTTAATATCCGTAATGCCAATTCCCTGGGAGGAGGCTTCCACTGCTGGACCTGTGATGTCCGGCGCCGAGGCACCCTGCAGTCCTACTTTGACTGA
- the GATM gene encoding glycine amidinotransferase, mitochondrial isoform X2, with protein MLRVRCLRGGSRGAEAVHYIGSRLGRTLTGWVQRAFQSTQAATASSRNSCAADDKATDPLPKDCPVSSYNEWDPLEEVIVGRAENACVPPFTVEVKANTYEKYWSFYQKHGGHYFPKDHLKKAVAEIEEMCNILKMEGVTVRRPDPIDWSLKYKTPDFESTGLYGAMPRDILIVVGNEIIEAPMAWRARFFEYRAYRSIIKDYFHRGAKWTTAPKPTMGDKLYDQNYPIHSVEDRHRLAAQGKFVTTEFEPCFDAADFIRAGRDIFAQRSQVTNYLGIEWMRRHLAPDYRVHIISFKDPNPMHIDATFNIIGPGLVLSNPDRPCHQSILSHSLQPRSHSS; from the exons ATGCTGCGGGTGCGGTGTCTGCGCGGCGGGAGCCGCGGCGCCGAGGCGGTGCACTACATCGGCTCTCGG CTTGGAAGAACCTTAACAGGATGGGTGCAGCGAGCTTTCCAGAGCACCCAGGCAGCTACTGCTTCCTCCCGGAATTCCTGTGCAGCTGATGATAAGGCCACTGATCCTCTGCCCAAGGACTGCCCTGTCTCCTCTTACAACGAATGGGACCCCTTAGAGGAAGTGATAGTGGGCAGAGCAGAAAATGCCTGTGTTCCACCGTTTACCGTGGAGGTGAAG GCCAACACATATGAAAAGTACTGGTCATTTTACCAGAAGCACGGAGGCCATTATTTTCCCAAAGATCATTTGAAAAAGGCTGTTGCTGAAATTGAAGAGAtgtgcaatattttaaaaatggaaggagTAACAGTGAGGAGACCTGACCCCATTGACTGGTCGTTGAAGTATAAAACTCCTGATTTTGAGTCTACGG GTTTATATGGTGCGATGCCTCGAGACATCCTGATTGTTGTGGGAAACGAGATTATCGAGGCTCCCATGGCGTGGCGCGCCCGCTTCTTTGAGTACCGTGCATACCGGTCAATTATCAAAGACTACTTCCATCGTGGCGCCAAGTGGACAACGGCTCCCAAGCCAACAATGGGTGATAAGCTTTATGACCAG AATTACCCTATCCATTCTGTAGAAGACAGACACAGATTGGCTGCTCAGGGAAAATTTGTGACGACTGAGTTCGAGCCATGCTTTGATGCTGCTGACTTCATTAGAGCTGGAAGAGATATTTTTGCACAGAGAAGCCAG GTTACAAACTATCTGGGCATTGAATGGATGCGGAGGCATCTTGCGCCAGACTACAGAGTGCATATCATCTCCTTTAAAGATCCCAATCCAATGCATATTGATGCCACCTTCAATATCATTGGACCTGGTCTTGTGCTTTCCAACCCTGACCGACCATGTCATCAG AGTATATTATCCCATAGCTTGCAGCCAAGATCCCACAGCAGCTGA